A window of Callospermophilus lateralis isolate mCalLat2 chromosome 17, mCalLat2.hap1, whole genome shotgun sequence contains these coding sequences:
- the LOC143383014 gene encoding uncharacterized protein LOC143383014, translating to METSQTFLSIAIPDLPALLELVTWTHLAAGQSWQVDARLPSLLRWRGQKKQKGEEWALMLSLFFPDADSLSSCPLGTSVICGRMNKMKESYITDSQSLMLLHWLLSQEGALLLLSEERSS from the exons CCAAACATTTCTCAGCATCGCCATACCTGACCTCCCTGCACTTCTGGAACTGGTTACATGGACGCACCTGGCCGCAGGGCAGTCTTGGCAGGTGGATGCCCGACTTCCCAGCCTGTTGAGGTGGAGAGGTCAAAAGAAACAGAAGGGTGAGGAGTGGGCTTTGATGTTGTCCCTTTTCTTCCCTGATGCTGACTCTTTGAG CTCCTGCCCTTTAGGGACATCTGTTATTTGCGGtagaatgaacaagatgaaggagAGCTACATCACTGATTCTCAAAGCCTGATGCTACTCCACTGGCTGCTATCTCAGGAAGGGGCCCTTCTGCTGCTTTCCGAAGAG AGATCATCTTGA